The Vibrio maritimus genomic interval TGCAAATCATCTAACGCTTGGATTTCGCTCGCAGAAACAACGGGGCGCGTGGCGGTTTGGTGACCAAGAGAGACACCATCTCGTAATGTATTCGCACCATACGAGACGTTTTCCTTTGACACGGCCACTTTTTGTTCACCTAAGTCTTTGGCTGAAATCTGTGCCATTTGAGCTGAGGGAGCACGAAAGAAGAAACGGGTGTTGAGTAAATCAAACATCTCATCGGCCGCATTCTTACCGTACGTTTTGACTAGTTGGGCGTAAGATTGGATGCTAATCAAATAACATCCACCAAACTTTCGTACTTCAGCAATGATGGAGCCCAGCTCAGGCAGTTTATGAAGACTTGTTTTGCGATATCAATGCCAAATACGTTACTTTTCATGCTGGATACTCCCAATGTCGATAGTTCACTAGATTGAACTATACTGGGCACTGTGATGCCGTGACAGGGAGTATCCTTCCTCACCAATCGAATCATCGTCAGTCTCCGTAGGTTGGGGAAGTGTTCATATCATTCGTTCCGTTGCACCTTAGACCCCATTAACAACTCACCTTGACCATTATTCAAGAAAATTGATCATAAATCAGCAAAGAGTTTTTATACAATCAAGAAAAACTAAACGATTGTGGGGAAGCCCGTTAAAGATGCGGATTCTGAACTTGAATCTGAGTCGCTCACTTTAAGTATCGGGGATTAACCCACTCTATTGCGTAAATCTAAGAAAGCCCCTAATGGGGCTTCGCAAAAACTGTTCAGAGGTAGGAGCAGTTATTTAGTGTCAGAAGAGAAAGCGATCCCAGCACTTAATCGCGCTTGCTCGATAATATTCATTACAGAGACCGAATGGTTTAGGTGTTGATAGCATTGCTCAAGATCTTGTTCTCGAAACAGACGCTTGAAGCTTTGGAATTCTTCGACCATGTGATTCTCATGATCCGCTTCATCAAACGTTTCGGTATGCTCTCCACACACAAATGTTACGCTTGGACAGAAGTTTGTCGCTCCTTCAATCTTAATGTAGCCTTTCTCACCTTGTATAATGGCAAAGTTTGGGCTGGTTGAGTCTTTTGCTGCCGCACATGAAGCGATGAAACTTGGGTACTGAAGGGGGCAGATACCCGATGTATCGATGCCGTTGTCCCCTCGATTTGCCAGGTAGTGCACATCGCTTGGCGTACCAAACAGTCCCATCACGAAATGAATGTTGTAAACATTCATTTCGTACAGCGCACCACCTGATAACTCAGGACTAAAAGCAGGAAGAACATTGCCGTCTTTGTACTGAGGGTAGCGACTCGAAAACTGAGAGAAATTACACTGCACCAGTTTAATATCCCAAGCTCACCGATCTTGTCTTGGACATATCGATAGTTTCTAAAGTGCAGCAGTGTGATGGCTTCAAACAGGTATAAGCGTTTTTCCACAGCTATGCTTGCCAACTCTCTGCTTTCACTCGCTAGCGATGTAAAAGGCTTCTCACAGATGACGTTCTTGTTTGCTTCAAGCGCCTTTTTGGTAAACGCATATCAGACATGGTACCTCTGGTTCCAATAAGTATCACAAGAGTGTGACAGATCCTCGAAAGGGGGAATCTATGTCATTCAATATACTCTACGAATGGGTGCGACCAATCACTAGAAAACGCCGTTTGAATCACTAAACATCAAGACCCGAAAAGGTCGAAATATCGACCTTAAGTATCATTCAAATAATTGCCTGATCATAGGAAAGGGACGGTTTTATCCGGGAATTGAACTAAGGATGGAAACAGGGTTTCCAAGCTACCCGTATAACCGAACCACTGAGCCAGCGTTGCATTTACTTGGTCTGCAGCGATCTCGGGGATCAGTCGGCCATTGTTGTAGTCATACTCACTACCAGGAGTCAGATCTGGCCAGTTACCGTAGGCTCTGCCACCTTGAACGGCGCCACCAACAACTAACTGGTGACCGGCCCAACCATGATCTGTACCAGAGTCATTGGCCATGATCCGACGACCAAAGTCCGACATAGTAAAAGCTGTGACATTATCGGAAATTCCTTGTTTCTTCATCTCAGCGTGAAACGCAGCCATCGCATCGGATACCTGTTTGAGTAGTTCACCGTGTGGATTTGCTTGATTTTTGTGGGTATCAAAACCACCTAGTCCGACAAAGAAAACCTGACGGCTGTGTTTGAGCGATAAATCATTTCGTATAGAGATGAGCTTGGCTGTGGTATGCAGTGCATCACCAAGGTTAGATTGAGGAAAACCATCCAAATCACCGACGGCAGAAAAGGCTTCATTTAGAGCTTCGTTCTGATAATAACTATTAGCTATGGTGAGGGAATAGTTCTCGGTAAATAGGTTGTCATACTGTTCATCGAAATGGCGTATCATACCCGCTATACGATGGCTGCTACCCAGACCACTGTAGGTCCCCACTCCTGTTCTTGGCATCACAAGAGGCTCCACGTGATTATTGCGTAACCATTTTTGCTCACCATTAAGGGAAAATAGTGGCGGCAATGAACCGGAAAGGTTCATGTACTCAACCATCCTTCCGGCCCAACCAAACTTATCGCTCATATTTTCTGCTCCGGACTGCCACATTTCCTGTTGGAGGTTATGGGCCATCAGAAACTCCGGAAAACGAGGATATACATTGTTCTGTCCGATAATCGGTTCCACAAGCTGACCTGAGTTAACGATAACAGTCGCATCCCCATCATTAAATACAGGAACTAGGCTCTCCATCTTAGGGTGAAGACCCAAGTTAACCTTATTGTCGCTGGCAATACCAAGCGGCAGTAGCTCGTTTCTGCCGATCGCCAGTCCGGGTCTCATTGCCAGATATTTATCGTGTTCACTGCTGCTGTCCGGGATCACCATATTATAGGCATCATTCCCCCCGAATAGAAAGATGCAGACCAGCGCTTTATAGTCATCCTGACCTGCCTGAGCCAAGTTAATACCAGTAACTGCGGGAGTAACCGAAGTTACACCCAACGCAGCGGTACTTTTTAAAAAATTACGGCGGGATAA includes:
- a CDS encoding type IV secretion system DNA-binding domain-containing protein, which produces MPELGSIIAEVRKFGGCYLISIQSYAQLVKTYGKNAADEMFDLLNTRFFFRAPSAQMAQISAKDLGEQKVAVSKENVSYGANTLRDGVSLGHQTATRPVVSASEIQALDDLQSYLRPPRHRPHHVT
- a CDS encoding DUF1501 domain-containing protein; this translates as MAQAGQDDYKALVCIFLFGGNDAYNMVIPDSSSEHDKYLAMRPGLAIGRNELLPLGIASDNKVNLGLHPKMESLVPVFNDGDATVIVNSGQLVEPIIGQNNVYPRFPEFLMAHNLQQEMWQSGAENMSDKFGWAGRMVEYMNLSGSLPPLFSLNGEQKWLRNNHVEPLVMPRTGVGTYSGLGSSHRIAGMIRHFDEQYDNLFTENYSLTIANSYYQNEALNEAFSAVGDLDGFPQSNLGDALHTTAKLISIRNDLSLKHSRQVFFVGLGGFDTHKNQANPHGELLKQVSDAMAAFHAEMKKQGISDNVTAFTMSDFGRRIMANDSGTDHGWAGHQLVVGGAVQGGRAYGNWPDLTPGSEYDYNNGRLIPEIAADQVNATLAQWFGYTGSLETLFPSLVQFPDKTVPFL